A single Gammaproteobacteria bacterium DNA region contains:
- a CDS encoding carbon-nitrogen hydrolase family protein: MNDNEGIGVAVVQGAGVPFDLEAAIGKVHALTAEAAAQGAQLVLFPEAYVGGYPWGLAFGTSVGGRSPAGRRTWDRYLKGAVEVPGPATDRIGEAAAAHRVYLAVGVVERDADYSGGTLFCTLLYFGPDGALLGKHRKLKPTAAERFIWGEGDGSTLTVVDTPLGRVGGLICWENYMPLARTAMYAKGVEIYLAPTADGRERWQATLRHIALEGRCFVLGCNQYATRAQYPADLEIAGELEGWPERLCAGGSAIYSPSGACLAGPLWDQEGILFARLDPDAVTRGKFDFDVVGHYARPDVFQLSVNENPFPPVTFRGGAASTS, from the coding sequence ATGAACGACAACGAGGGCATCGGGGTCGCGGTGGTACAGGGGGCCGGGGTCCCCTTCGACCTGGAGGCGGCGATCGGGAAGGTGCACGCGCTCACCGCCGAAGCCGCCGCGCAGGGAGCCCAGCTGGTTCTCTTCCCTGAAGCCTATGTCGGCGGGTATCCCTGGGGCCTGGCGTTCGGCACGTCGGTGGGCGGCCGCTCGCCGGCGGGCCGCAGGACATGGGACCGATACCTGAAGGGGGCGGTCGAAGTCCCCGGGCCGGCCACCGATCGCATCGGCGAAGCCGCCGCGGCTCACCGGGTCTACCTGGCCGTCGGGGTCGTGGAGCGGGATGCCGACTACAGCGGAGGCACGCTCTTCTGCACGCTTCTCTACTTCGGTCCCGACGGCGCGCTCCTGGGCAAGCATCGAAAGCTCAAGCCCACAGCGGCCGAACGCTTCATCTGGGGTGAGGGCGACGGCAGCACGCTGACGGTTGTGGACACGCCCCTCGGCCGGGTCGGCGGCCTCATCTGCTGGGAGAACTACATGCCGCTGGCCCGCACCGCGATGTACGCGAAGGGCGTTGAGATCTACCTCGCCCCGACCGCCGACGGGCGCGAGCGCTGGCAGGCCACGCTCCGGCACATCGCCCTCGAGGGACGATGCTTCGTCCTCGGCTGCAACCAGTACGCCACCCGCGCCCAGTACCCGGCCGACCTGGAGATCGCCGGTGAACTGGAGGGCTGGCCGGAACGCCTGTGCGCCGGCGGAAGCGCGATCTATTCGCCGTCGGGGGCGTGCCTGGCGGGACCCCTCTGGGACCAGGAAGGGATTCTTTTCGCCCGCCTCGATCCCGACGCGGTCACGCGCGGGAAGTTCGACTTCGACGTGGTGGGCCACTATGCCCGCCCCGACGTATTTCAGCTCAGCGTCAACGAAAACCCGTTTCCGCCCGTGACCTTTCGGGGCGGCGCCGCATCGACAAGCTGA